The following nucleotide sequence is from Leopardus geoffroyi isolate Oge1 chromosome D4, O.geoffroyi_Oge1_pat1.0, whole genome shotgun sequence.
CACAAgcacaatttaaatttttctagtggttgtattaaaaaagtgaaacaggtaaattttaatacattttatccAATCCAGTATCTTCAAGTCCTTTCAATGtgcaatcaatataaaaatttttgagaTCTTCGAAATCTAGAGTGTTTTTTTACACTTAACAGCACACATCAATTTGGATCAGTCACATTTCAAGGGTTCAGCTGTCTCACACGGTGAACTTCGAGACAAATCAAATCTCAGGCTCAGAGATGGGGCAGGCTCGTTTCCCAAAGAATAGGAACTCTTATATATGATCCTCATGTACGTTTTACTCTAGGGCccaaattaattttcaacaatgatcctttttttaaaaatccgaTTTAACACTGAGTTTTTAAATGCCAGTTCCCAAGGCAGGGAGGCCCTTCCTCTCTACCACAAGCGCTGTACTATGCCTACAGACCATCCAACTGATGACGACCACATTGGTCACCCTCCTTAGAAAGAAATCTACCACGAATTCTAGAAGAAATCATCATTAAGCCAAGGAAGGCGCGCTACCCTTTCTCCATTTGTCGTTGAGCTGACCTATCGCGGTCCACGGTCAAGGTCTTCATCAGGCTCTAGTCCGTCGTGACCCACgctcctgcttccctcttccaCACCACAGGCACTAAAGGTGCAAGCCCACACGACTCTCCCAAAACGCTGCCAAGGGGCCAAGGGCTCTGAGGCCCTTGGTGGGTAGTCTGGGAGTCCACGTCCTTCCTGCCCTAGGGTTCCCGGCTTTTCGCCTTTTGGGGCTTCTTGATGAACACGAGTCAAGAGGGGAACAATCTGTTTCTTCCCGGGGCGTGCCATGGCTGCGTAAAGGGTGAGCCCCTCTCTCCTCATCCCTCCCGCCCTCTGGAGCGCTCAGCCGGTCCCCAGCCCCTACCTGGCGCGGTGCGGCCCCCCAGTCTCCCCGTGGGGGCTCCGTGCGCCCCGCCCCGTCGTCGCCACCGCCCCTCGGGGGCCGGGCGCCCCGGGGCTCCTCCCCCGGCCCGCGGGGCCGCACGGGAGGCTGCAGCAACTGCGGCTCGCCCGTCTCCAGGCCTTGGCCCTCACGCTCCACGCCGCCCGGAACGCTGGTGTCCCCGCCGTCGCGGCGCTTGCTGGGCGAAGCTGAAGCCTCAGTCATAGCCCCCGCGTCGATTTTGCGCTTTCGGGGCGGTTCCGGGACGCCGACGGGCTGCCCGGGATGCGAGGCCCCCGGCGGCGGGATCCAGAGCGGCGGCGGCTCCTCGGGGAAGTCGCAGAGCAGGAGCCGCTTCCAAGGCACGTGGAACGTCAGCGGCTCGGCCGCACGCCGCTTGGCCATGGGCCCCGGAGCCTCGGGCGGAGCCCGCCCGGCGCGGGAGGCCGAGCGCGGAGAGCTCCGGGGGCGGAGGGCGAGGGCGGAGCGCGCGACTGGGGGCGAGGACCTGCTCCGGGCGAGCCGGCGGCGGGCAGGTGGGGCgtgcggagggggcggggcggccgggccCAGCGCAGCCCGCGAGCTGCCCTCGCGGCCGCCGCGGTGCTGCCGGACGTTGGAGAGCAACCGCGAAGCGGCGGAGATTCGAACCTGCGCACAAATGTGCGCGCGCGTACTCGCGCCTGCCTGGCGGAGCCGCTGGTTGGTGGAGGCTCGCGGGGCGCGCTCCCGAACGCCCCCGCGGCCGGAAGTGCGCGCCCCGGGGGGAGGCGGGAAGGCGGCCGCGGCTTTATTAAAGGCCCAGCGGCGGTGTCCGCGGAGGGCGTGACCTTGGTTCCTCTTAGGTGGGGCGTGGTTCTGCAAATCCCGAACTCGGTAAAGCGGGGTAGGTTCAAGACCTTTAAGACGTATTTGTTGGTATTCCCTTCCTGGAGTCATGGCTTCGGGGACTCCTCCAGGAGGTTAAAATCGCCTCCAGGAGGTACAGACTTTTAGCAAACTTGTGTTAGGAGGCTGGCGCCACGTTAAGTGATTTTTGGAGGCGGACGCCGCTTGACAGCGGTCGGGCAGAGGGAAGTGGCCCAAGCCAACGCgcaaaaacaaagcagaacaaaaccCAACGAAGTGTGTATTTTTCAGTGGCTGTCCTGGAAAGTGAAGTAAGGCACCACATTCTTCGAAGCT
It contains:
- the CD4H9orf40 gene encoding uncharacterized protein C9orf40 homolog, giving the protein MAKRRAAEPLTFHVPWKRLLLCDFPEEPPPLWIPPPGASHPGQPVGVPEPPRKRKIDAGAMTEASASPSKRRDGGDTSVPGGVEREGQGLETGEPQLLQPPVRPRGPGEEPRGARPPRGGGDDGAGRTEPPRGDWGAAPRQLSEEFWQYNTFQYWRNPLPPIDLADLEDISEGSLREARLQGKSEVVEIDMES